A stretch of DNA from Desulfosarcina ovata subsp. ovata:
ATGAACCCATCGTCCTACTTTGCCTTTGACGATTTTGCACGGGCGCTTGAAAACCTTGAAAACGCCTTTCGAAACGAAAACGACCGTTATCTGATGTTAACCGGCGAGACCGGTGTCGGTAAAACATGGCTGTGCCGGCAGTTGAACACCGTCCTAGACCGCTGCCGGCATCGCGTGTTCTATTTTTCTCACGCACGTCACCTGAGTGCAACCGCCCTGATCCGCGTGCTGGCAACCTGGATGAGACTGCCCACCCGACGCTCTCACAGCGAAACGCTCCAAGGCCTGATATCCGCCCTTGGCGAACACCCCCACCAGTTGCTGTTATGGTTCGACGAAGCACACGAACTGGCCGATGAAACCCTGCTGGAGGCAAAGGCGCTGGCCGAAAGCGACCTTGACGGCAGTTGCCCGGTACGCATCCTTTTAATCGGCATGCCTTTGCTGCGGGACAGAGTTCAGGCCATTGCCCCTTTGTGGCGGCGTATCGTGGTGCGCGAAGAGTTGACCGGTCTGACATTCGATGAACTGCCCCCTTTTATCGAACATCACTTCGGTGCCGAAAATCTGCAGCGCATCTGTCAGCAGGGGCTGCATATCCTGTTTGAACGCGCCAGAGGTATCCCGGGCCTGGTTGTCCCCAGGTTCAAAAAAATCCTGGCCGAAAACAAATCCGGCGGCCCCATCGATCCTTTGTTTCTCGACGACATGCTCCAACGCTGGGAACTGACATGAAAGGGGATATGCCATGAACCCGCAGCAAGCCGAAATCCTGCGTGACATCGTACAGCGTATGATGGCGCGCTACATCACCGTCAGACCTCAGGGCATCGATCTGGGTAACAAAAGAAAACCGATCCCAGCGCTTGACAGCCGGATCCTTGATTACGGCGCCGCCCGAACGCTCTACCGGAACCGACGCCCTGTCTGCCGATCTCTGGATGCCGTCAACCCCATCGGTGATACGGAAAAACGCTGCCAGAAATGTCTCGACAGAGATCAATGCACCGGTCAGGTGCGCTTGGACCTGCTGTTCGACAACACCCCTTACAGGCTCCTGCTCGCCTACACTTCCGCTAAAAACTTCCTGATTTACACCGGTAAACTCGTTGAAAAAAAACTTGAAATTCGTTCAATCAATACCAAGATCGTCGTTGTTAACAGAGGCTCATGGGGTGAGTTGCGGTTCTGCGTTGCTGACGTGTAGCGGATAGATATACTGGTTTCTTGTTGTAAGTCGGTTCTTTCCGGTTGTTGGCGAAACGTCATCCACGCGGTAAGCTTTATCATTTGTTCATTTGAACGCGTCTCGATTATGAACGATATGATATAGGTTAACGCGGCGATATCGGATGTCATCCGAATGATCTCATGAAACGTGGGATGACAGTCTCAAAAAGCGTGGCACACGACAGATATGGCTAGCGAGACTGTAGATAAGATGAAGAATGGTCTTAAGGATTTCGATAAAAACATTAAAAACATGGACGAACA
This window harbors:
- a CDS encoding AAA family ATPase, with translation MNPSSYFAFDDFARALENLENAFRNENDRYLMLTGETGVGKTWLCRQLNTVLDRCRHRVFYFSHARHLSATALIRVLATWMRLPTRRSHSETLQGLISALGEHPHQLLLWFDEAHELADETLLEAKALAESDLDGSCPVRILLIGMPLLRDRVQAIAPLWRRIVVREELTGLTFDELPPFIEHHFGAENLQRICQQGLHILFERARGIPGLVVPRFKKILAENKSGGPIDPLFLDDMLQRWELT